In Sphingobacterium sp. SYP-B4668, the sequence CGGGAATATCCCCATAGACGAATTCCGTCAAATCATCCCACTACTGGATGATGGGCAGTTATACAGTTATCTACAGCAAACGTTAAGTCAGCATGTACTGCGCCTCGACACATTATCGTTGCAATACTTGCAAATTGTTACCAATCAATTTGGCGAGAGGGAGCGCATCGCAGCCAGCCCCATGTATCTATGGACAACTGCAATGCAAACAGAGCATGTTGACACACTTAAGCGTATCCAAGAGGAAATACTAAATATGGAGAGGCCCTATTGGGAGCAAGGCAATGCTGGGAGATATGCCTTATTGGTTCAACAGCTCCTCTCCAAAAAAGGAGCCTCAGACGTCCAAAAGATCCAATATATTATAGACAAAATACGTCCATTATACGAGGACGAGACAGATAAGAAAAGATTCTTACAAAAAGCGCATTTGGCGTATGCGCACTATTTAGCCTACGAGTCTACACCAGTGGACCAAGAAGAACAAGCACTTTCCTATTTAGAAAAAGCAGCCTACTATTCTCCAAAAAGTGGTACAGAAAAAGCTTACGGTAGTTTTTACGATCGCGTATTTTTGAAATCAAAAGAAAACTACAGTGAAGATTATTTTAAGTTGTTAAGTAAACGAGGTAAAAATGATGTCGCATTGCAAAGTTATATCCAAGAATTCCTAAATAATCCAGGAAGCGGTTTTCACAGCCTATCGACTTTCTATCGCGAAAACTATGACTCGGCCAACTTTGGAAATTTTTTCAAGAATGATATTATTCCGCAACTTCCAGATGCTCCGTCGTTTTTACTAAAGGATATTGCGGATAAGGATTTTTCTTCCAAGCAGCTTGAGGGTAAATGGACGGTAGTTGATTTTTGGGGTACTTGGTGCGGCCCTTGTGTCGCAGAAATGCCAAAATTAAATCAATACTATCTAGGATTAAAGCAGGATAAAATGAGTAATATAGCTTTTATGAGCATAGCTTGTCGGGATACCAAGGAAAAAGTACACCGCTTTTTGTCGGACCACAACTATGAGATACCAGTATTGATATCTGATAATCAAGTGGAAATTACGTACAAAGTACGTGAATATCCAAGCAAGTATATCGTCACACCCGAAGGCAAGTTAATTTCAACGGATTTTGGATTCGATTGGCAGACTTTGGTCGCTCAATTGTCCAAACTGTAGATAATAGAAGCCATGTTTACTGTAGAACAAATTGAGCAGGCTCACCAAAAAGTGAAATCAGGAGCTGATTTCCCTAGATATATCCAAGAAATCAAGCAACTAGGTGTATTCGCTTTTGAAACATGGGTCCAAGATAGTCATACGCAATACTTTGGTGAAAATGACTTTCAAACCAAATCTGAACCGCAATACGACGATCTAACAATCGCCGAAGTTAGTGATAAAAATAAATTCAGCTATTGGCTAAAATTACATCAAAGGGGAAAAACAGACTATATAACATTTTGTAAGCATTGCGCAGAAACTGGGATTGAAAAATGGTATGTGTCCTTGGACAAGATGACGTGCACCTATTACGACAAAGTAGGAAATGAAATCATGACAGAAGCAATACCTCAATAGGCGAGAATCTAAATTTACCCAAAGTTGGATGGGAAGCTATCATAAATCTTAGCTCCCCATCCAATTGTGAAGGATAAATCACAATTCATTCTCTATCGCATCGATATTCTGAATGATTGATTTTATTGACCGCTTTGTCGCACCATCTTTGTAGGAATAGTTCAATGTAAATCGTTTTGAGATTGCATCATATTCGCTTCCTCCTTCATCGGTGACCTCTGAGTCTTTATAGGATTCTACAACGACGGATTTGCCATCTTCCTGTATCGTCAATATCATATAATTGGTAGCCAACATCGCCTTGTCATCAGAAAGATTGTGTATGGGCAATCGAACTTTATTTCTTTCCATCGCAACGAGTTTCGGAGAGATGGCTCTTGGAGAAGTCTCGGTAGACAATTTGGATGAGCCGGTAAAAATCCCGGAAAATCTATTAATCATAACAGGCCTATAAGCAATGGACTGCAATTTAGGATTGATATCAAACGCCCTATCATTAGCAGTAAGTGTAATGGGAAGGACATACTCTTTGTCAACATCTATTCCAGTTAACTTAACCGGGATCTTCAACAAGCCATATTGCGTACCCGTACGAATAATGGTCGATCCATTTTCGAAACTGTAACGCTCTGCCCCCAACAGTTCTTTGGGGATATAGTTAGCATTGCCCAGACTGTTGATAAAATTCAGAGAATCCAAGACTCGTGGATCCTTTTTTAGGGATACTGTCAAATCACTGGTAATTGGCTCAGAGGAAGAACAGTAAATCGAAAACGTAATGGTATCGTCGA encodes:
- a CDS encoding TlpA family protein disulfide reductase: MKYLLILIGLCTQVCIAQKMATFHFVINKNETSSKKTYYVTLQQLKKLSKDKNLMELRVDGLDMEDKGGVDRTFSTGDLGQGKNFMSSTSAITDIYALKKPLQFTVNRGMVNIDSLKWKDEIKQQLKDWAIKEDVIASISANTFSELSNLVHSLYFSKLPVLDGTTANDVNITEDGVTYHILKRNKSMVSLNYTKADSTSILEGNASFDPKTNLVDIGNRNVTYSFLVEGGQRIKNYNNLSIRRSGKYYSKAIEDDYYEMIVNGSYWSSALGQQDKTDSLKLFQYIELYEPKYAKNPEYVTTKLRHLQSFGDYKIYEKALKSISPNLIAHTSHLSNKLSFGNIPIDEFRQIIPLLDDGQLYSYLQQTLSQHVLRLDTLSLQYLQIVTNQFGERERIAASPMYLWTTAMQTEHVDTLKRIQEEILNMERPYWEQGNAGRYALLVQQLLSKKGASDVQKIQYIIDKIRPLYEDETDKKRFLQKAHLAYAHYLAYESTPVDQEEQALSYLEKAAYYSPKSGTEKAYGSFYDRVFLKSKENYSEDYFKLLSKRGKNDVALQSYIQEFLNNPGSGFHSLSTFYRENYDSANFGNFFKNDIIPQLPDAPSFLLKDIADKDFSSKQLEGKWTVVDFWGTWCGPCVAEMPKLNQYYLGLKQDKMSNIAFMSIACRDTKEKVHRFLSDHNYEIPVLISDNQVEITYKVREYPSKYIVTPEGKLISTDFGFDWQTLVAQLSKL
- a CDS encoding DUF1398 domain-containing protein encodes the protein MFTVEQIEQAHQKVKSGADFPRYIQEIKQLGVFAFETWVQDSHTQYFGENDFQTKSEPQYDDLTIAEVSDKNKFSYWLKLHQRGKTDYITFCKHCAETGIEKWYVSLDKMTCTYYDKVGNEIMTEAIPQ
- a CDS encoding DUF1735 domain-containing protein translates to MNRKIFLLPVTMALVATFSVSCNKDPLAQYGEQYKKTVYLVHSESIEYVREHSFENVDDTITFSIYCSSSEPITSDLTVSLKKDPRVLDSLNFINSLGNANYIPKELLGAERYSFENGSTIIRTGTQYGLLKIPVKLTGIDVDKEYVLPITLTANDRAFDINPKLQSIAYRPVMINRFSGIFTGSSKLSTETSPRAISPKLVAMERNKVRLPIHNLSDDKAMLATNYMILTIQEDGKSVVVESYKDSEVTDEGGSEYDAISKRFTLNYSYKDGATKRSIKSIIQNIDAIENEL